A portion of the Symphalangus syndactylus isolate Jambi chromosome 13, NHGRI_mSymSyn1-v2.1_pri, whole genome shotgun sequence genome contains these proteins:
- the HPD gene encoding 4-hydroxyphenylpyruvate dioxygenase, with product MGFEPLAYRGLETGSREVVSHVIKQGKIVFVLSSALNPWNKEMGDHLVKHGDGVKDIAFEVEDCDYIVQKARERGAKIVREPWVEQDKFGKVKFAVLQTYGDTTHTLVEKMNYIGQFLPGYEAPAFMDPLLPKLPKCSLEIIDHIVGNQPDQEMVSASEWYLKNLQFHRFWSVDDTQVHTEYSSLRSIVVANYEESIKMPINEPAPGKKKSQIQEYVDYNGGAGVQHIALKTEDIITAIRHLRERGLEFLSVPSTYYRQLREQLKTAKIKVKENIDVLEELKILVDYDEKGYLLQIFTKPVQDRPTLFLEVIQRHNHQGFGAGNFNSLFKAFEEEQNLRGNLTNMETSGVVPGM from the exons ATGGGCTTTGAACCTCTAGCCTACAGGGGCCTGGAGACCGGTTCCAGGGAGGTGGTCAGCCATGTAATCAAACAAGGGAAG ATTGTGTTTGTCCTCTCCTCAGCGCTCAACCCCTGGAACAAAG AGATGGGCGATCACCTGGTGAAACACGGTGATGGAGTGAAGGACATCGCGTTCGAGGTGGAAGATTGTGACTACATCGTGCAG AAAGCACGGGAACGGGGCGCCAAAATCGTGAGGGAGCCCTGGGTAGAGCAAGACAAGTTTGGGAAGGTGAAGTTTGCTGTGCTGCAGACG TATGgagacaccacacacaccctgGTGGAGAAGATGAACTACATCGGCCAATTCTTGCCTGGATATGAGGCCCCAGCATTCATGGACCCCCTACTTCCTAAACT GCCCAAATGCAGTCTGGAGATTATCGACCACATTGTGGGAAACCAGCCTGATCAGGAGATGGTGTCTGCCTCTGAATG GTACCTGAAAAACCTGCAGTTCCACCGCTTCTGGTCCGTGGATGACACGCAGGTGCACACGGAATATAGCTCTCTGCGATCCATTGTGGTGGCCAACTATGAAGAGTCCATcaagatgcccatcaatgagcCAGCGCCTGGCAAGAAGAAGTCCCAGATCCAG GAATACGTGGACTATAATGGGGGCGCTGGGGTCCAGCACATCGCTCTCAAGACCGAAGACATCATCACAGCG ATTCGCCACTTGAGAGAGAGAGGCTTGGAGTTCTTATCTGTTCCCTCCACGTACTACAGACAACTGCGGGAGCAGCTAAAGACGGCCAAGATCAAGGTGAAGGAGAACATTGATGTCCTGGAG GAGCTGAAAATCCTGGTGGACTACGACGAGAAAGGCTACCTCCTGCAGATCTTCACCAAACCGGTGCAGGACCGGCCCACGCTCTTCCTGGAAGTCATCCAGCGCCACAACCACCAG GGTTTTGGAGCCGGCAACTTCAACTCACTGTTCAAGGCTTTCGAGGAGGAGCAGAACCTGCGGGgcaacctcaccaacatggagaccAGTGGGGTGGTGCCTGGCATGTAA